The Toxorhynchites rutilus septentrionalis strain SRP chromosome 3, ASM2978413v1, whole genome shotgun sequence genome includes a region encoding these proteins:
- the LOC129773928 gene encoding uncharacterized protein LOC129773928, with amino-acid sequence MAKNCAKCSNAISGIDYVVCRGYCGASFHMNACSGVTRALQSYFASNRNNLFWMCDQCAELFENSHFRVISRQADEKSPLCTLTTAITELRSEIKQLHSKPVAQFSPATSTHWPALEQRRALKRPREIDFTIRASESCQIGSKKPMANVASVPICNNDADHKFWLYVSKIRPDVTVESVSTMVKANLGTEDNISVVKLIPKGRELDSLTFLSFKIGLDHSFREKALDPSIWPEGLLFREFENYGSQKFGVPTKYKKSTTPLMPPETVSSPTATIMNLS; translated from the coding sequence AACTGCGCTAAGTGCTCTAATGCTATTTCGGGCATCGATTATGTCGTTTGCCGCGGCTATTGCGGTGCGTCTTTTCACATGAATGCATGTTCCGGTGTAACTCGTGCGTTGCAATCGTACTTCGCATCTAACAGAAACAACCTTTTCTGGATGTGTGATCAATGTGCTGAGTTATTTGAGAACTCGCATTTTCGCGTCATCTCACGCCAGGCCGATGAAAAATCTCCACTATGCACGCTCACGACTGCGATTACTGAGCTGCGGTCGGAAATAAAACAACTGCATTCTAAGCCCGTTGCCCAGTTCTCACCCGCTACAAGCACGCACTGGCCAGCACTTGAGCAGCGCAGAGCATTGAAACGGCCTCGTGAGATCGATTTCACAATCCGAGCTTCTGAGAGTTGCCAAATAGGAAGCAAAAAGCCGATGGCAAATGTTGCTTCTGTGCCAATTTGCAATAATGATGCTGATCATAAATTCTGGTTATACGTATCAAAAATTCGCCCAGACGTCACCGTGGAATCGGTATCGACTATGGTTAAGGCTAATCTCGGGACCGAGGATAATATTTCAGTGGTCAAGCTCATTCCAAAAGGCAGAGAGTTGGATTCCCTCACTTTTTTGTCCTTTAAAATTGGACTGGACCACTCGTTCAGGGAAAAGGCACTTGACCCATCTATATGGCCCGAAGGATTGCTATTTCGTGAATTCGAAAACTACGGTTCACAAAAATTTGGAGTTCCAACGAAGTACAAGAAGTCTACAACGCCGTTGATGCCACCAGAAACGGTATCTTCTCCGACCGCGACTATCATGAATTTGAGTTAG